The proteins below come from a single Hugenholtzia roseola DSM 9546 genomic window:
- a CDS encoding response regulator transcription factor: protein MNKILLAEDDHNLGQILKEFLVMKNYNVTLCRDGQSAFDTFRDNRNFDICIFDVMMPVMDGFTLAAKVREIDRTTPIIFLTAKGAKEDRIQGLQIGADDYLPKPFSMEELLLRIQAVLRRTTFTDAPPLKRYELGNLIFDYDGQILRSAKKEFKLTSKESELLRLLCEFKNKTLERTYALEQIWGEDNYFNARSMDVYITKLRKYLHTDESVRILNVHGTGFKLVELLDVPE, encoded by the coding sequence ATGAACAAAATCCTTTTAGCCGAAGACGACCATAATTTAGGGCAAATCCTCAAAGAGTTCTTGGTCATGAAGAACTACAACGTAACCCTCTGCCGCGACGGGCAGTCGGCTTTTGATACTTTTCGCGACAATCGCAATTTCGATATCTGCATTTTCGATGTCATGATGCCCGTTATGGACGGCTTCACCTTAGCCGCGAAGGTGCGCGAAATAGACCGCACCACCCCTATCATTTTCCTAACCGCCAAAGGCGCGAAAGAAGACCGCATACAAGGCTTGCAAATTGGGGCAGACGATTACCTACCCAAGCCCTTTTCGATGGAAGAGCTACTTTTACGCATACAAGCCGTTTTGCGCCGCACTACTTTCACAGACGCACCACCACTCAAACGTTATGAGTTGGGCAATCTTATCTTCGACTATGATGGGCAAATTTTGAGAAGCGCGAAAAAAGAATTTAAGCTCACCTCAAAAGAAAGCGAACTGCTGCGCCTGCTTTGCGAATTTAAGAACAAGACCTTAGAACGAACTTATGCCTTAGAGCAAATTTGGGGCGAAGACAACTACTTCAACGCGCGTAGCATGGACGTTTATATCACCAAATTGCGCAAGTACCTACACACCGACGAATCGGTACGCATCTTGAACGTGCATGGCACAGGTTTCAAGTTGGTAGAACTTTTAGACGTGCCTGAATAG
- a CDS encoding DUF2459 domain-containing protein: MWLKIFKYSILTLNLTWVLYALLVGIGILWRTSPAAAPLASDLYVYSNGFHTDLILPKSYFEDTLAKNPDALFFLAAHQDLPQHFAESQYLSIGWGDTGFYMESFNGNFPSFPTCVEAALLPTPTLMHVEFLRGKPLESEQQGQQCRKIKISEAGKKALIHYILNTFAQEANPENGVWFRKGYGKKDFFFQAKGNYHLFQTCNNWTGEALKKAGVSVGIFTPFAFGIFETLPQNGILSD, from the coding sequence ATGTGGCTCAAAATCTTCAAATACAGCATCTTGACCCTAAACCTAACTTGGGTCTTATATGCCCTTTTGGTGGGAATAGGTATCCTATGGCGCACTTCGCCAGCGGCTGCCCCCCTTGCTTCGGACTTGTATGTCTATTCCAATGGTTTTCATACCGATTTGATATTGCCCAAATCTTACTTTGAAGACACCTTAGCCAAAAATCCTGACGCACTCTTTTTTTTGGCTGCCCATCAAGATTTGCCCCAACATTTTGCAGAAAGCCAATACCTAAGTATCGGCTGGGGCGATACAGGTTTTTATATGGAAAGTTTTAATGGCAATTTCCCTTCTTTTCCTACCTGTGTAGAAGCCGCCCTTTTGCCTACGCCAACGCTGATGCACGTTGAATTTTTGAGAGGCAAGCCCCTCGAAAGTGAGCAGCAGGGGCAGCAGTGTAGGAAGATAAAAATTTCGGAGGCAGGCAAAAAAGCCCTTATTCACTACATTCTCAATACGTTTGCACAAGAGGCAAATCCTGAAAATGGTGTTTGGTTTCGAAAAGGATACGGAAAAAAAGATTTTTTCTTTCAGGCAAAAGGCAATTACCATCTCTTTCAAACCTGCAACAACTGGACAGGCGAAGCACTTAAAAAGGCAGGTGTGAGCGTAGGCATTTTCACCCCTTTTGCCTTTGGCATCTTCGAAACGCTGCCCCAAAATGGCATTTTATCAGACTAA
- a CDS encoding dipeptidase, translating to MNTYFEQNKGRFLEELMDLLRIPSISADSKYKKDVLRTAEFIKEKLEKAGADKVELCQTAGFPIVYGEKIINKNLPTVLVYGHYDVQPPDPYELWDSPPFEPVIKDEKIYARGACDDKGQMYMHLKAFEIMMQTNSLPCNVKFMIEGEEEVGSSNLEIFVEKNKARLASDVILISDTGMIANDIPSITVGLRGLSYLEVEVTGPNRDLHSGLYGGAVPNPINVLCEMIASLHDSDRRITVEGFYDEVAELSKKEREEMAKAPFSLEEYKKSIGLKDVIGEKGYTTLERVSIRPTLDVNGIWGGYIGEGAKTVIPSKAYAKISMRLVPNQVSAKITELFKKHFLKIAPPSVTVEVRPHHGGEPVVTPIDSIAYQAASAAYETTFGKKPIPQRGGGSIPIVEMFKSKLKIDSVLMGFGLDSDAIHSPNEHYGVFNYFKGIETIPHFYQNYAKMMAQK from the coding sequence ATGAACACATACTTCGAACAAAATAAAGGTCGCTTTTTAGAAGAATTGATGGATTTGCTTCGTATTCCTTCTATTAGTGCTGATAGCAAGTACAAAAAAGACGTGCTACGAACCGCAGAATTTATCAAGGAAAAGCTCGAAAAAGCAGGCGCAGACAAGGTAGAACTCTGCCAAACGGCGGGTTTCCCTATTGTCTATGGCGAAAAAATCATCAATAAAAACCTCCCTACTGTTTTGGTCTATGGGCATTACGACGTACAACCCCCTGACCCTTACGAACTTTGGGATTCGCCACCCTTCGAGCCTGTCATCAAAGATGAAAAAATCTACGCGCGTGGGGCTTGCGACGACAAGGGGCAGATGTATATGCACCTAAAAGCCTTTGAGATAATGATGCAGACCAATTCGCTGCCTTGTAATGTCAAATTTATGATTGAGGGCGAGGAGGAAGTAGGTTCTTCGAATCTGGAAATCTTTGTAGAAAAAAACAAAGCGCGTTTGGCTTCTGATGTTATTCTGATTTCGGATACAGGTATGATTGCCAACGACATTCCCTCGATAACGGTAGGCTTACGCGGTCTTAGCTATCTGGAAGTGGAAGTTACGGGGCCCAATCGCGACTTACATTCGGGCTTGTATGGGGGCGCAGTACCCAATCCTATCAATGTCCTTTGTGAAATGATTGCTTCTCTGCACGATTCTGATAGACGCATTACCGTTGAAGGTTTCTATGACGAAGTAGCAGAACTTTCCAAAAAAGAGCGCGAGGAAATGGCAAAAGCTCCTTTTTCTTTGGAAGAGTACAAAAAATCTATTGGACTAAAAGATGTAATCGGCGAAAAAGGCTACACCACGCTCGAAAGGGTATCTATCCGTCCTACGCTCGATGTCAATGGCATCTGGGGCGGCTATATCGGTGAGGGTGCAAAAACGGTCATTCCCTCGAAGGCATACGCCAAAATCTCGATGCGCCTTGTGCCTAATCAGGTTTCGGCAAAAATTACGGAACTTTTCAAAAAGCACTTCCTCAAAATTGCTCCACCTTCGGTAACGGTAGAAGTGCGTCCGCATCATGGCGGCGAACCTGTCGTTACGCCCATCGACTCTATCGCATATCAGGCAGCAAGTGCAGCCTACGAAACTACTTTCGGCAAAAAGCCCATTCCACAGCGTGGCGGTGGCAGTATTCCGATTGTAGAAATGTTTAAGTCTAAGCTCAAAATAGATTCTGTCTTGATGGGTTTTGGCTTAGATTCTGATGCCATTCACTCGCCCAACGAACACTACGGCGTTTTCAACTACTTCAAAGGCATCGAAACCATTCCGCATTTCTACCAAAATTATGCGAAGATGATGGCGCAAAAGTAG